One Carassius auratus strain Wakin chromosome 4, ASM336829v1, whole genome shotgun sequence DNA segment encodes these proteins:
- the LOC113065052 gene encoding protein SCAF11-like isoform X2 — translation MQEGPGKGGQNSDESLEDEEAQRCPICLNRTRRTDRARPDCCRHVYCSACILRWAQMVQSCPVDRRPFSVIYLQGSSQQCIKLPVKAPRPSEPHKCCSQEGQRMCRISVGETGNTERSQEKTATANQKCHRTSDDLDASVDKNRKVNGDSCHSLLLTKHFHSSLPSQQGATVGTLPQIMTGSVEVSEEGPDGVQWRRIERKRRWLPASVPIFSTGVPRVSLRSHLLLSAVSASLNLLLSEHTVPHGIVCAITCPKGEKRKGTRGSGSKTSVKPAEAAATRRSSRHSRSESEDSSAAQPTDSDTTSSTPQPINDTQASTSRGQQGSNPRPGAKTRGRPKKMKVARPEDEEQETEIGNHEEDGVTEETESEESKTDQKASSDHIDGDHEKVDTEEKMEVENQMSPAEDECASPDASSQEEETAKVEEEVVNESVIEVEDNQILPQEDSKQEVETNDEDHDELVNDPPIQEQDCPSPSCAELEESQESQSDSRDAESPLQLETAAEPPTDASDQSVDPKSEPDTTEDCLDKQESSSPPPLTEDQADEPSVPEEKGVPESKDTNASCPQDNTDPIPMECDSPASEIVAHIAEAGMDPTAKEPQVDDPKPKLDSCKEDKVSDKREREGRSRRSRFHSPTTTWSPNRESKSEGSRRSRSRSRDRSHKRRSTSRNREQQEEVRDGRRNRSRSRSRERSRRRRSRSRDRKQSGHRSPSQEHADHGSNSPRKRESWGGDGWRSRGDGRGFRNSNWRNNAEKPRHFSSREPDSSDNGKFHEASPDRGRTENPDWVQERERLWADTDSRGREPRRDENAGDLPSDSWSRGGWNAGRGRGGTHWTSSQQSEPADNWRQRTSFSGTTNNADSYNRFNDNRPGGKRKEFEGTETPLDRSGWSSASSWAVRRTLPADVQNYYSRRDRGGGNNAWNRQEEDQGAPGVPKQADPPQNEPNAPLPTEVVPALPPPLMPHQMGVMGVLRYPMGPLLPRPPAVGLQPPPQFSLPPPVPVQLHPTGALLQVPSISVQALPPPPPPPPPVQQSGFTTAQSDSYPPQVMSSFPVQGKASFKPMSTKVAAVPPPPVGTPRVTQPSSITTQPASHSKAHADSSKKEKKLQIQERAVNEVKAAIKPYYQKNEINKEEYKEIVRKAVEKVCHSKSGEVNADKVANLVKAYVDKYKCIRKSKSEKS, via the exons ATGCAAGAAGGGCCAGGAAAGG GCGGGCAGAACTCTGATGAGAGTTTGGAGGATGAGGAGGCTCAGCGGTGCCCGATTTGTCTGAACCGAACCAGACGGACGGATAGAGCCAGACCAGACTGCTGCAGACACGTCTACTGCTCGGCCTGCATCCTCCGCTGGGCTCAG ATGGTTCAGTCCTGCCCGGTGGACCGCAGACCCTTCAGTGTGATCTACCTGCAGGGCTCCTCGCAGCAGTGCATCAAG CTTCCTGTGAAGGCACCCAGACCGTCAGAGCCGCACAAGTGCTGCAGTCAGGAGGGCCAACGAATGTGTCGCATCTCAGT GGGAGAGACGGGAAACACGGAGAGATCGCAAGAGAAAACAGCTACTGCCAATCAGAAATGCCACAGAACAT cAGATGATTTGGATGCATCTGTGGATAAAAACAGAAAG GTGAATGGAGACTCATGCcactctcttctgctcactaagcaTTTTCACTCATCACTTCCCAGCCAGCAGGGGGCGACGGTGGGCACACTGCCACAGATCAT GACAGGATCTGTTGAGGTTTCTGAGGAGGGACCAGACGGCGTCCAGTGGAGGAGAATAGAGAGAAAACGCCGGTGGCTTCCTGCCTCTGTACCAATCTTCTCTACAGGTGTGCCCAG GGTATCACTCCGCTCTCACCTGCTTCTGTCAGCTGTCTCTGCCTCTCTGAATCTGCTGCTTTCTGAACACACAG TTCCTCATGGCATAGTTTGTGCCATCACTTGCCCTAAAGGTGAGAAAAGAAAGGGAACCAGGGGCTCTGGGTCAAAGACCTCAGTGAAACCAGCAGAAGCTGCTGCTACCAGGCGTTCCTCTAGACACAGTCGCTCTGAGTCAGAGGATTCCTCAGCCGCACAACCAACAGATTCAGATACCACGTCTTCTACACCACAACCCATAAATGATACTCAGGCTTCAACAAGCAGAGGGCAGCAGGGCAGCAATCCAAGGCCTGGAGCAAAGACAAGAGGACGTCCAAAAAAGATGAAGGTGGCAAGACCTGAGGATGAGGAGCAAGAAACTGAGATTGGGAATCATGAGGAAGATGGAGTCACAGAGGAAACAGAATCTGAAGAATCAAAAACAGACCAGAAAGCAAGTTCTGATCACATCGATGGTGATCATGAGAAGGTCGATACAGAAGAGAAGATGGAGGTGGAGAATCAGATGAGTCCGGCTGAGGATGAATGTGCTTCCCCTGATGCCAGTAGCCAGGAAGAGGAAACGGCGAAAGTAGAAGAAGAAGTGGTGAACGAAAGTGTGATTGAAGTTGAAGACAATCAGATACTTCCACAAGAAGATAGCAAACAAGAAGTGGAGACAAATGATGAAGACCATGACGAATTAGTGAATGATCCACCAATACAAGAGCAAGATTGTCCTTCTCCTTCCTGTGCAGAACTAGAAGAGTCTCAGGAGTCTCAGTCTGACTCCAGGGACGCAGAATCACCTCTGCAACTGGAAACAGCAGCTGAACCTCCTACAGATGCTTCAGACCAGTCTGTAGATCCGAAATCAGAGCCTGACACTACAGAAGACTGTttggacaagcaggaatccagtAGTCCTCCACCTCTCACAGAGGACCAGGCTGACGAACCGTCGGTTCCAGAAGAGAAAGGCGTCCCAGAATCAAAGGACACTAATGCAAGTTGTCCTCAGGATAACACTGATCCCATTCCTATGGAGTGCGATTCTCCTGCATCCGAGATTGTAGCCCACATTGCTGAAGCTGGGATGGATCCCACTGCGAAAGAGCCTCAGGTGGATGATCCAAAGCCCAAACTTGATTCTTGTAAGGAGGATAAAGTCTCAGATAAGAGGGAGCGGGAGGGACGATCCCGCAGGTCTCGCTTTCACTCGCCTACGACCACCTGGTCTCCCAACAGGGAGTCTAAGAGCGAAGGGTCTCGCAGGTCAAGGTCTCGATCACGGGATCGTAGCCACAAGAGACGGTCCACATCTCGAAACCGTGAACAGCAAGAGGAGGTGCGGGATGGCAGGCGGAATCGGAGCCGTAGTCGTAGTAGGGAGCGGAGTCGCAGGCGGCGTAGTCGCTCCAGAGACCGAAAGCAATCCGGACACCGGAGCCCATCCCAGGAACACGCTGATCACGGAAGCAACTCTCCTCGCAAGAGAGAGTCTTGGGGAGGGGATGGATGGCGAAGCAGGGGCGATGGACGAGGTTTCCGCAATTCCAACTGGAGGAACAATGCAGAGAAACCTCGGCATTTCTCATCGAGAGAACCCGATTCGTCCGACAACGGCAAATTCCATGAGGCATCGCCCGACCGAGGCAGAACAGAGAACCCGGATTGGGTGCAAGAGAGGGAGAGGCTTTGGGCAGACACTGATTCCAGAGGACGTGAGCCACGAAGGGACGAAAATGCAGGTGATCTTCCTTCAGATTCCTGGTCTCGAGGTGGCTGGAACGCTGGCCGTGGAAGAGGAGGCACACACTGGACATCCAGCCAGCAGAGCGAGCCAGCAGATAACTGGAGGCAGCGTACCTCTTTCTCAGGGACAACAAACAATGCAGATTCTTATAATCGCTTCAATGACAATAGACCTGGAGGGAAGAGGAAAGAGTTTGAGGGCACTGAGACGCCGCTGGATCGTTCCGGATGGTCATCGGCGTCCAGCTGGGCCGTACGCCGTACTCTCCCGGCTGATGTGCAGAACTACTACTCGCGCAGAGACCGGGGAGGCGGGAACAACGCCTGGAACAGACAAGAGGAGGACCAAGGTGCACCAGGAGTCCCAAAACAAGCAG ATCCCCCCCAGAATGAGCCAAATGCACCACTGCCAACAGAGGTGGTCCCAGCCCTGCCCCCTCCCCTGATGCCCCACCAGATGGGTGTGATGGGGGTCCTGCGTTACCCCATGGGGCCTCTGCTGCCAAGACCTCCAGCTGTGGGTCTGCAGCCTCCTCCCCAGTTTAGCTTGCCCCCTCCAGTGCCAGTTCAGCTGCACCCCACTGGGGCGCTCCTCCAGGTCCCATCCATATCTGTGCAGGCACTGCCTCCACCTCCACCACCGCCTCCACCTGTGCAACAGAGCGGCTTCACCACAGCACAGTCTGACAGCTACCCGCCTCAG GTGATGTCCAGTTTTCCTGTACAAGGCAAAGCTTCGTTTAAACCCATGTCAACCAAAGTAGCTGCTGTGCCTCCTCCTCCTGTCGGGACGCCCCGTGTGACCCAGCCATCCTCCATCACCACCCAACCCGCCTCTCACAGCAAGGCCCACGCTGACAGCTCGAAGAAAGAGAAG AAATTGCAGATTCAGGAGCGGGCCGTCAATGAGGTGAAAGCAGCGATTAAGCCATATTATCAGAAGAATGAAATCAACAAGGAGGAATATAAAGAGATTGTACGGAAAGCTGTGgaaaaa GTGTGTCACAGCAAAAGTGGCGAGGTGAACGCCGACAAGGTGGCTAACCTGGTGAAAGCGTATGTCGACAAATACAAATGCATCCGCAAAAGCAAATCGGAGAAGAGCTGA
- the LOC113065052 gene encoding protein SCAF11-like isoform X1, with amino-acid sequence MQEGPGKGGQNSDESLEDEEAQRCPICLNRTRRTDRARPDCCRHVYCSACILRWAQMVQSCPVDRRPFSVIYLQGSSQQCIKLPVKAPRPSEPHKCCSQEGQRMCRISVGETGNTERSQEKTATANQKCHRTSDDLDASVDKNRKVNGDSCHSLLLTKHFHSSLPSQQGATVGTLPQIMTGSVEVSEEGPDGVQWRRIERKRRWLPASVPIFSTGVPRVSLRSHLLLSAVSASLNLLLSEHTVPHGIVCAITCPKGEKRKGTRGSGSKTSVKPAEAAATRRSSRHSRSESEDSSAAQPTDSDTTSSTPQPINDTQASTSRGQQGSNPRPGAKTRGRPKKMKVARPEDEEQETEIGNHEEDGVTEETESEESKTDQKASSDHIDGDHEKVDTEEKMEVENQMSPAEDECASPDASSQEEETAKVEEEVVNESVIEVEDNQILPQEDSKQEVETNDEDHDELVNDPPIQEQDCPSPSCAELEESQESQSDSRDAESPLQLETAAEPPTDASDQSVDPKSEPDTTEDCLDKQESSSPPPLTEDQADEPSVPEEKGVPESKDTNASCPQDNTDPIPMECDSPASEIVAHIAEAGMDPTAKEPQVDDPKPKLDSCKEDKVSDKREREGRSRRSRFHSPTTTWSPNRESKSEGSRRSRSRSRDRSHKRRSTSRNREQQEEVRDGRRNRSRSRSRERSRRRRSRSRDRKQSGHRSPSQEHADHGSNSPRKRESWGGDGWRSRGDGRGFRNSNWRNNAEKPRHFSSREPDSSDNGKFHEASPDRGRTENPDWVQERERLWADTDSRGREPRRDENAGDLPSDSWSRGGWNAGRGRGGTHWTSSQQSEPADNWRQRTSFSGTTNNADSYNRFNDNRPGGKRKEFEGTETPLDRSGWSSASSWAVRRTLPADVQNYYSRRDRGGGNNAWNRQEEDQGAPGVPKQADPPQNEPNAPLPTEVVPALPPPLMPHQMGVMGVLRYPMGPLLPRPPAVGLQPPPQFSLPPPVPVQLHPTGALLQVPSISVQALPPPPPPPPPVQQSGFTTAQSDSYPPQQVMSSFPVQGKASFKPMSTKVAAVPPPPVGTPRVTQPSSITTQPASHSKAHADSSKKEKKLQIQERAVNEVKAAIKPYYQKNEINKEEYKEIVRKAVEKVCHSKSGEVNADKVANLVKAYVDKYKCIRKSKSEKS; translated from the exons ATGCAAGAAGGGCCAGGAAAGG GCGGGCAGAACTCTGATGAGAGTTTGGAGGATGAGGAGGCTCAGCGGTGCCCGATTTGTCTGAACCGAACCAGACGGACGGATAGAGCCAGACCAGACTGCTGCAGACACGTCTACTGCTCGGCCTGCATCCTCCGCTGGGCTCAG ATGGTTCAGTCCTGCCCGGTGGACCGCAGACCCTTCAGTGTGATCTACCTGCAGGGCTCCTCGCAGCAGTGCATCAAG CTTCCTGTGAAGGCACCCAGACCGTCAGAGCCGCACAAGTGCTGCAGTCAGGAGGGCCAACGAATGTGTCGCATCTCAGT GGGAGAGACGGGAAACACGGAGAGATCGCAAGAGAAAACAGCTACTGCCAATCAGAAATGCCACAGAACAT cAGATGATTTGGATGCATCTGTGGATAAAAACAGAAAG GTGAATGGAGACTCATGCcactctcttctgctcactaagcaTTTTCACTCATCACTTCCCAGCCAGCAGGGGGCGACGGTGGGCACACTGCCACAGATCAT GACAGGATCTGTTGAGGTTTCTGAGGAGGGACCAGACGGCGTCCAGTGGAGGAGAATAGAGAGAAAACGCCGGTGGCTTCCTGCCTCTGTACCAATCTTCTCTACAGGTGTGCCCAG GGTATCACTCCGCTCTCACCTGCTTCTGTCAGCTGTCTCTGCCTCTCTGAATCTGCTGCTTTCTGAACACACAG TTCCTCATGGCATAGTTTGTGCCATCACTTGCCCTAAAGGTGAGAAAAGAAAGGGAACCAGGGGCTCTGGGTCAAAGACCTCAGTGAAACCAGCAGAAGCTGCTGCTACCAGGCGTTCCTCTAGACACAGTCGCTCTGAGTCAGAGGATTCCTCAGCCGCACAACCAACAGATTCAGATACCACGTCTTCTACACCACAACCCATAAATGATACTCAGGCTTCAACAAGCAGAGGGCAGCAGGGCAGCAATCCAAGGCCTGGAGCAAAGACAAGAGGACGTCCAAAAAAGATGAAGGTGGCAAGACCTGAGGATGAGGAGCAAGAAACTGAGATTGGGAATCATGAGGAAGATGGAGTCACAGAGGAAACAGAATCTGAAGAATCAAAAACAGACCAGAAAGCAAGTTCTGATCACATCGATGGTGATCATGAGAAGGTCGATACAGAAGAGAAGATGGAGGTGGAGAATCAGATGAGTCCGGCTGAGGATGAATGTGCTTCCCCTGATGCCAGTAGCCAGGAAGAGGAAACGGCGAAAGTAGAAGAAGAAGTGGTGAACGAAAGTGTGATTGAAGTTGAAGACAATCAGATACTTCCACAAGAAGATAGCAAACAAGAAGTGGAGACAAATGATGAAGACCATGACGAATTAGTGAATGATCCACCAATACAAGAGCAAGATTGTCCTTCTCCTTCCTGTGCAGAACTAGAAGAGTCTCAGGAGTCTCAGTCTGACTCCAGGGACGCAGAATCACCTCTGCAACTGGAAACAGCAGCTGAACCTCCTACAGATGCTTCAGACCAGTCTGTAGATCCGAAATCAGAGCCTGACACTACAGAAGACTGTttggacaagcaggaatccagtAGTCCTCCACCTCTCACAGAGGACCAGGCTGACGAACCGTCGGTTCCAGAAGAGAAAGGCGTCCCAGAATCAAAGGACACTAATGCAAGTTGTCCTCAGGATAACACTGATCCCATTCCTATGGAGTGCGATTCTCCTGCATCCGAGATTGTAGCCCACATTGCTGAAGCTGGGATGGATCCCACTGCGAAAGAGCCTCAGGTGGATGATCCAAAGCCCAAACTTGATTCTTGTAAGGAGGATAAAGTCTCAGATAAGAGGGAGCGGGAGGGACGATCCCGCAGGTCTCGCTTTCACTCGCCTACGACCACCTGGTCTCCCAACAGGGAGTCTAAGAGCGAAGGGTCTCGCAGGTCAAGGTCTCGATCACGGGATCGTAGCCACAAGAGACGGTCCACATCTCGAAACCGTGAACAGCAAGAGGAGGTGCGGGATGGCAGGCGGAATCGGAGCCGTAGTCGTAGTAGGGAGCGGAGTCGCAGGCGGCGTAGTCGCTCCAGAGACCGAAAGCAATCCGGACACCGGAGCCCATCCCAGGAACACGCTGATCACGGAAGCAACTCTCCTCGCAAGAGAGAGTCTTGGGGAGGGGATGGATGGCGAAGCAGGGGCGATGGACGAGGTTTCCGCAATTCCAACTGGAGGAACAATGCAGAGAAACCTCGGCATTTCTCATCGAGAGAACCCGATTCGTCCGACAACGGCAAATTCCATGAGGCATCGCCCGACCGAGGCAGAACAGAGAACCCGGATTGGGTGCAAGAGAGGGAGAGGCTTTGGGCAGACACTGATTCCAGAGGACGTGAGCCACGAAGGGACGAAAATGCAGGTGATCTTCCTTCAGATTCCTGGTCTCGAGGTGGCTGGAACGCTGGCCGTGGAAGAGGAGGCACACACTGGACATCCAGCCAGCAGAGCGAGCCAGCAGATAACTGGAGGCAGCGTACCTCTTTCTCAGGGACAACAAACAATGCAGATTCTTATAATCGCTTCAATGACAATAGACCTGGAGGGAAGAGGAAAGAGTTTGAGGGCACTGAGACGCCGCTGGATCGTTCCGGATGGTCATCGGCGTCCAGCTGGGCCGTACGCCGTACTCTCCCGGCTGATGTGCAGAACTACTACTCGCGCAGAGACCGGGGAGGCGGGAACAACGCCTGGAACAGACAAGAGGAGGACCAAGGTGCACCAGGAGTCCCAAAACAAGCAG ATCCCCCCCAGAATGAGCCAAATGCACCACTGCCAACAGAGGTGGTCCCAGCCCTGCCCCCTCCCCTGATGCCCCACCAGATGGGTGTGATGGGGGTCCTGCGTTACCCCATGGGGCCTCTGCTGCCAAGACCTCCAGCTGTGGGTCTGCAGCCTCCTCCCCAGTTTAGCTTGCCCCCTCCAGTGCCAGTTCAGCTGCACCCCACTGGGGCGCTCCTCCAGGTCCCATCCATATCTGTGCAGGCACTGCCTCCACCTCCACCACCGCCTCCACCTGTGCAACAGAGCGGCTTCACCACAGCACAGTCTGACAGCTACCCGCCTCAG CAGGTGATGTCCAGTTTTCCTGTACAAGGCAAAGCTTCGTTTAAACCCATGTCAACCAAAGTAGCTGCTGTGCCTCCTCCTCCTGTCGGGACGCCCCGTGTGACCCAGCCATCCTCCATCACCACCCAACCCGCCTCTCACAGCAAGGCCCACGCTGACAGCTCGAAGAAAGAGAAG AAATTGCAGATTCAGGAGCGGGCCGTCAATGAGGTGAAAGCAGCGATTAAGCCATATTATCAGAAGAATGAAATCAACAAGGAGGAATATAAAGAGATTGTACGGAAAGCTGTGgaaaaa GTGTGTCACAGCAAAAGTGGCGAGGTGAACGCCGACAAGGTGGCTAACCTGGTGAAAGCGTATGTCGACAAATACAAATGCATCCGCAAAAGCAAATCGGAGAAGAGCTGA
- the LOC113065052 gene encoding protein SCAF11-like isoform X3, producing the protein MQEGPGKGGQNSDESLEDEEAQRCPICLNRTRRTDRARPDCCRHVYCSACILRWAQMVQSCPVDRRPFSVIYLQGSSQQCIKLPVKAPRPSEPHKCCSQEGQRMCRISVGETGNTERSQEKTATANQKCHRTYDLDASVDKNRKVNGDSCHSLLLTKHFHSSLPSQQGATVGTLPQIMTGSVEVSEEGPDGVQWRRIERKRRWLPASVPIFSTGVPRVSLRSHLLLSAVSASLNLLLSEHTVPHGIVCAITCPKGEKRKGTRGSGSKTSVKPAEAAATRRSSRHSRSESEDSSAAQPTDSDTTSSTPQPINDTQASTSRGQQGSNPRPGAKTRGRPKKMKVARPEDEEQETEIGNHEEDGVTEETESEESKTDQKASSDHIDGDHEKVDTEEKMEVENQMSPAEDECASPDASSQEEETAKVEEEVVNESVIEVEDNQILPQEDSKQEVETNDEDHDELVNDPPIQEQDCPSPSCAELEESQESQSDSRDAESPLQLETAAEPPTDASDQSVDPKSEPDTTEDCLDKQESSSPPPLTEDQADEPSVPEEKGVPESKDTNASCPQDNTDPIPMECDSPASEIVAHIAEAGMDPTAKEPQVDDPKPKLDSCKEDKVSDKREREGRSRRSRFHSPTTTWSPNRESKSEGSRRSRSRSRDRSHKRRSTSRNREQQEEVRDGRRNRSRSRSRERSRRRRSRSRDRKQSGHRSPSQEHADHGSNSPRKRESWGGDGWRSRGDGRGFRNSNWRNNAEKPRHFSSREPDSSDNGKFHEASPDRGRTENPDWVQERERLWADTDSRGREPRRDENAGDLPSDSWSRGGWNAGRGRGGTHWTSSQQSEPADNWRQRTSFSGTTNNADSYNRFNDNRPGGKRKEFEGTETPLDRSGWSSASSWAVRRTLPADVQNYYSRRDRGGGNNAWNRQEEDQGAPGVPKQADPPQNEPNAPLPTEVVPALPPPLMPHQMGVMGVLRYPMGPLLPRPPAVGLQPPPQFSLPPPVPVQLHPTGALLQVPSISVQALPPPPPPPPPVQQSGFTTAQSDSYPPQQVMSSFPVQGKASFKPMSTKVAAVPPPPVGTPRVTQPSSITTQPASHSKAHADSSKKEKKLQIQERAVNEVKAAIKPYYQKNEINKEEYKEIVRKAVEKVCHSKSGEVNADKVANLVKAYVDKYKCIRKSKSEKS; encoded by the exons ATGCAAGAAGGGCCAGGAAAGG GCGGGCAGAACTCTGATGAGAGTTTGGAGGATGAGGAGGCTCAGCGGTGCCCGATTTGTCTGAACCGAACCAGACGGACGGATAGAGCCAGACCAGACTGCTGCAGACACGTCTACTGCTCGGCCTGCATCCTCCGCTGGGCTCAG ATGGTTCAGTCCTGCCCGGTGGACCGCAGACCCTTCAGTGTGATCTACCTGCAGGGCTCCTCGCAGCAGTGCATCAAG CTTCCTGTGAAGGCACCCAGACCGTCAGAGCCGCACAAGTGCTGCAGTCAGGAGGGCCAACGAATGTGTCGCATCTCAGT GGGAGAGACGGGAAACACGGAGAGATCGCAAGAGAAAACAGCTACTGCCAATCAGAAATGCCACAGAACAT ATGATTTGGATGCATCTGTGGATAAAAACAGAAAG GTGAATGGAGACTCATGCcactctcttctgctcactaagcaTTTTCACTCATCACTTCCCAGCCAGCAGGGGGCGACGGTGGGCACACTGCCACAGATCAT GACAGGATCTGTTGAGGTTTCTGAGGAGGGACCAGACGGCGTCCAGTGGAGGAGAATAGAGAGAAAACGCCGGTGGCTTCCTGCCTCTGTACCAATCTTCTCTACAGGTGTGCCCAG GGTATCACTCCGCTCTCACCTGCTTCTGTCAGCTGTCTCTGCCTCTCTGAATCTGCTGCTTTCTGAACACACAG TTCCTCATGGCATAGTTTGTGCCATCACTTGCCCTAAAGGTGAGAAAAGAAAGGGAACCAGGGGCTCTGGGTCAAAGACCTCAGTGAAACCAGCAGAAGCTGCTGCTACCAGGCGTTCCTCTAGACACAGTCGCTCTGAGTCAGAGGATTCCTCAGCCGCACAACCAACAGATTCAGATACCACGTCTTCTACACCACAACCCATAAATGATACTCAGGCTTCAACAAGCAGAGGGCAGCAGGGCAGCAATCCAAGGCCTGGAGCAAAGACAAGAGGACGTCCAAAAAAGATGAAGGTGGCAAGACCTGAGGATGAGGAGCAAGAAACTGAGATTGGGAATCATGAGGAAGATGGAGTCACAGAGGAAACAGAATCTGAAGAATCAAAAACAGACCAGAAAGCAAGTTCTGATCACATCGATGGTGATCATGAGAAGGTCGATACAGAAGAGAAGATGGAGGTGGAGAATCAGATGAGTCCGGCTGAGGATGAATGTGCTTCCCCTGATGCCAGTAGCCAGGAAGAGGAAACGGCGAAAGTAGAAGAAGAAGTGGTGAACGAAAGTGTGATTGAAGTTGAAGACAATCAGATACTTCCACAAGAAGATAGCAAACAAGAAGTGGAGACAAATGATGAAGACCATGACGAATTAGTGAATGATCCACCAATACAAGAGCAAGATTGTCCTTCTCCTTCCTGTGCAGAACTAGAAGAGTCTCAGGAGTCTCAGTCTGACTCCAGGGACGCAGAATCACCTCTGCAACTGGAAACAGCAGCTGAACCTCCTACAGATGCTTCAGACCAGTCTGTAGATCCGAAATCAGAGCCTGACACTACAGAAGACTGTttggacaagcaggaatccagtAGTCCTCCACCTCTCACAGAGGACCAGGCTGACGAACCGTCGGTTCCAGAAGAGAAAGGCGTCCCAGAATCAAAGGACACTAATGCAAGTTGTCCTCAGGATAACACTGATCCCATTCCTATGGAGTGCGATTCTCCTGCATCCGAGATTGTAGCCCACATTGCTGAAGCTGGGATGGATCCCACTGCGAAAGAGCCTCAGGTGGATGATCCAAAGCCCAAACTTGATTCTTGTAAGGAGGATAAAGTCTCAGATAAGAGGGAGCGGGAGGGACGATCCCGCAGGTCTCGCTTTCACTCGCCTACGACCACCTGGTCTCCCAACAGGGAGTCTAAGAGCGAAGGGTCTCGCAGGTCAAGGTCTCGATCACGGGATCGTAGCCACAAGAGACGGTCCACATCTCGAAACCGTGAACAGCAAGAGGAGGTGCGGGATGGCAGGCGGAATCGGAGCCGTAGTCGTAGTAGGGAGCGGAGTCGCAGGCGGCGTAGTCGCTCCAGAGACCGAAAGCAATCCGGACACCGGAGCCCATCCCAGGAACACGCTGATCACGGAAGCAACTCTCCTCGCAAGAGAGAGTCTTGGGGAGGGGATGGATGGCGAAGCAGGGGCGATGGACGAGGTTTCCGCAATTCCAACTGGAGGAACAATGCAGAGAAACCTCGGCATTTCTCATCGAGAGAACCCGATTCGTCCGACAACGGCAAATTCCATGAGGCATCGCCCGACCGAGGCAGAACAGAGAACCCGGATTGGGTGCAAGAGAGGGAGAGGCTTTGGGCAGACACTGATTCCAGAGGACGTGAGCCACGAAGGGACGAAAATGCAGGTGATCTTCCTTCAGATTCCTGGTCTCGAGGTGGCTGGAACGCTGGCCGTGGAAGAGGAGGCACACACTGGACATCCAGCCAGCAGAGCGAGCCAGCAGATAACTGGAGGCAGCGTACCTCTTTCTCAGGGACAACAAACAATGCAGATTCTTATAATCGCTTCAATGACAATAGACCTGGAGGGAAGAGGAAAGAGTTTGAGGGCACTGAGACGCCGCTGGATCGTTCCGGATGGTCATCGGCGTCCAGCTGGGCCGTACGCCGTACTCTCCCGGCTGATGTGCAGAACTACTACTCGCGCAGAGACCGGGGAGGCGGGAACAACGCCTGGAACAGACAAGAGGAGGACCAAGGTGCACCAGGAGTCCCAAAACAAGCAG ATCCCCCCCAGAATGAGCCAAATGCACCACTGCCAACAGAGGTGGTCCCAGCCCTGCCCCCTCCCCTGATGCCCCACCAGATGGGTGTGATGGGGGTCCTGCGTTACCCCATGGGGCCTCTGCTGCCAAGACCTCCAGCTGTGGGTCTGCAGCCTCCTCCCCAGTTTAGCTTGCCCCCTCCAGTGCCAGTTCAGCTGCACCCCACTGGGGCGCTCCTCCAGGTCCCATCCATATCTGTGCAGGCACTGCCTCCACCTCCACCACCGCCTCCACCTGTGCAACAGAGCGGCTTCACCACAGCACAGTCTGACAGCTACCCGCCTCAG CAGGTGATGTCCAGTTTTCCTGTACAAGGCAAAGCTTCGTTTAAACCCATGTCAACCAAAGTAGCTGCTGTGCCTCCTCCTCCTGTCGGGACGCCCCGTGTGACCCAGCCATCCTCCATCACCACCCAACCCGCCTCTCACAGCAAGGCCCACGCTGACAGCTCGAAGAAAGAGAAG AAATTGCAGATTCAGGAGCGGGCCGTCAATGAGGTGAAAGCAGCGATTAAGCCATATTATCAGAAGAATGAAATCAACAAGGAGGAATATAAAGAGATTGTACGGAAAGCTGTGgaaaaa GTGTGTCACAGCAAAAGTGGCGAGGTGAACGCCGACAAGGTGGCTAACCTGGTGAAAGCGTATGTCGACAAATACAAATGCATCCGCAAAAGCAAATCGGAGAAGAGCTGA